In a single window of the Populus alba chromosome 16, ASM523922v2, whole genome shotgun sequence genome:
- the LOC118037470 gene encoding LIMR family protein At5g01460 — protein sequence MGDFNLALVIVAIVVCIIVFLFNIYLLVNYQHPDDKNQAYFPKFVVVFGLFVAAISILMLPADVANRQACRHAIYNGACNLTLPMKDLWIAVYIVDAVLVFFIIPFAMFYYEGDQDKSVAKRIKSALLWVITTAVVCGLVLGILYGLVGKVDFTVRHLSSTTTTFPSTWDFSRNQPCIGSGARECSAYLASASSEKTWTMRATFPEYVVALATIVGSVLFAIFGGVGIACLPLGLIFSFIRRPKAVITRSQYIKEATELGKKARELKKAADVLHQEERSGNKGRKWRKNVKAVEKELLQLEEDVKLLEEVYPQGEKAETSWALTVLGYLAKLVLGILGLIVSVAWVAHIIIYLLIDPPLSPFLNEVFIKLDDIWGLLGTVAFAFFCFYLLLAVIAGAMMLGLRLVFITIHPMKWGATLMNSFLFNVGLILLCSISVIQFCATAFGYYAQATAAQEIFGHTLQSLRGIKYLYKYNVFQIAFVVLAGLTFVYYAAFGWRRKKPSGRFQLSS from the exons ATGGGAGATTTCAATTTAGCACTAGTAATCGTAGCTATAGTAGTATGCATAATCGTTTTCTTGTTCAATATCTACCTTCTAGTCAATTACCAGCATCCTGACGACAAGAATCAAGCTTATTTCCCCAAATTCGTCGTCGTTTTTGGCCTCTTCGTTGCGGCTATCTCGATTTTGATGTTACCGGCTGACGTAGCGAACCGGCAAGCGTGTCGTCATGCGATTTATAATGGCGCGTGTAATCTTACCTTGCCAATGAAGGATCTGTGGATTGCTGTATACATTGTTGATGCTgtgcttgtttttttcatcattccATTCGCGATGTTTTACTACGAAGGCGATCAGGACAA GAGTGTTGCTAAAAGGATTAAAAGTGCTTTATTGTGGGTTATAACGACGGCAGTTGTGTGTGGTCTTGTGCTCGGCATTTTATATg GGCTTGTTGGAAAGGTTGACTTCACTGTTAGGCATCTCTCTTCAACCACAACTACTTTTCCGAGTACGTGGGATTTCTCTAGAAATCAACCATGTATTGGAAGTGGTGCACGCGAG TGCTCTGCATATCTTGCAAGTGCTTCCTCAGAGAAAACATGGACAATGCGCGCCACATTTCCAGAATATGTGGTTGCTCTAGCTACAATTGTTGGATCTGTTCTCTTTGCG ATATTTGGTGGAGTTGGGATTGCTTGTTTACCGTTGGGActtatcttttctttcatcCGGCGTCCAAAGGCAGTTATCACTCGCTCACAGTATATTAAG GAGGCAACTGAGCTTGGTAAAAAAGCAAGAGAACTCAAAAAAGCAGCTGATGTACTCCATCAAGAGGAAAGAAGTGGCAACAAGGGTAGAAAATGGCGTAAAAATGTTAAGGCAGTAGAAAAG GAGCTGCTTCAGCTGGAAGAAGATGTAAAGCTGCTAGAAGAGGTGTATCCTCAAGGGGAGAAG GCTGAGACATCCTGGGCTTTGACTGTTCTTGGCTACTTGGCAAAACTTGTGTTGGGAATCTTAGG GTTGATTGTTTCAGTGGCCTGGGTTGCTCATATTATAATATATCTGTTGATTGACCCgcctctttctccttttctaaaTGAGGTCTTCATCAAGTTGGATGACATATGGG GTCTTCTTGGTACTGTTGCATTTGCTTTCTTCTGCTTCTATCTTCTGCTTGCAGTCATAGCTGGGGCAATGATGCTGGGCCTGAGATTGGTTTTCATTACAATTCATCCCATGAA GTGGGGAGCCACTCTAATGAACTCCTTCCTTTTCAATGTTGGACTCATTCTCCTATGCTCAATTAG TGTGATTCAGTTCTGTGCCACTGCATTTGGCTACTATGCTCAAGCAACAGCAGCTCAAGAAATTTTTGGCCACACATTGCAGTCACTTCGTGGAATTAAATATTTGTACAA GTATAATGTGTTCCAAATTGCATTTGTTGTTCTAGCGGGATTGACTTTTGTGTACTATGCCGCCTTT GGATGGAGAAGAAAGAAGCCTAGCGGCAGGTTCCAACTTTCCTCATAA